One segment of Asterias rubens chromosome 2, eAstRub1.3, whole genome shotgun sequence DNA contains the following:
- the LOC117306957 gene encoding N-alpha-acetyltransferase daf-31-like: MNVRCARPEDLLNMQHCNLLCLPENYQMKYYFYHGLSWPQLSYVAEDENGKIVGYVLAKMEEDPDELPHGHITSLAVKRSHRRLGLAQKLMDQASRAMVECFNAKYVSLHVRMSNRAALQLYQHTLKFSISEIEPKYYADGEDAYAMKRDLSHVQGVQRRTGLKGGEKEEDKSNEQTDLQLESKPALKDGKESDTSRLEEKDKGAGQGKAEQNGAGGGKTGGGAGEHRPGERSKRSRKKARDAARATEERGTDGKDKKEKSKDPS, from the exons ATGAACGTCAGATGTGCTCGG CCAGAGGACCTGCTGAATATGCAGCACTGCAATCTTCTGTGTCTACCGGAGAACTACCAGATGAAGTATTACTTCTATCATGGTCTCTCTTGGCCTCAACTCTCCTATGTAGCTGAAGATGAGAATGGCAAGATTGTTGGATACGTCCTTGCAAAGAT GGAGGAAGATCCAGATGAACTGCCTCATGGCCACATCACGTCCTTG GCTGTGAAGCGATCCCATCGCCGTCTTGGACTTGCTCAGAAGCTGATGGACCAAGCATCCCGAGCCATGGTAGAATGCTTCAATGCTAAATATGTGTCTCTTCATGTTAGAATGAG caaccGAGCTGCCCTTCAGCTGTATCAACACACTCTGAAATTCTC AATCAGTGAGATTGAGCCGAAGTACTACGCTGATGGTGAGGATGCTTATGCCATGAAGAGAGATCTCAGTCATGTTCAAGGAGTTCAG AGGAGAACCGGACTAAAAGGCGGAGAGAAAGAGGAAGATAAGAGCAACGAGCAAACGGATCTCCAACTGGAGTCTAAACCAGCTCTGAAGGACGGAAAAGAAAGCGACACTTCAAGACTGGAGGAGAAAGACAAAGGAGCAGGGCAAGGCAAAGCAGAGCAGAATGGAGCTGGTGGAGGGAAGACAGGAGGGGGTGCTGGGGAACATCGGCCTGGTGAGCGATCTAAGAGAAGCAGGAAGAAGGCAAGAGATGCTGCCAGGGCAACCGAGGAGCGAGGAACAGATGGCAAGGATAAGAAGGAGAAGAGTAAAGATCCGAGCTAA